From a region of the Enterobacter cancerogenus genome:
- the ypdF gene encoding aminopeptidase, whose translation MDLLTTLRHWLKAEKLDGVLIASRQNKQPHLGLSTGSGYVLVTRTAAHILVDFRYYHDIASRAEGYRMHLLDAEHSFAGVVNQLIADEGLSRLGFEGEHVSWHTACQWRDALNATLCGISLDALRQIKTADEIARIRAACRIADDAAHHIRRFIQPGLREREVAAELEWFMKQQGADKPSFDTIVASGPRGAMPHGKASDKIIDAGEMVTLDFGAQHQGYCSDMTRTFLVARQGQTPEAHPLYAVYQTVLAAQLAAINAIRPGVPCHAVDAAARETIARAGYGPQFGHNTGHAIGIDVHENPRFSPTDATLLKPGMLLTVEPGIYLDGVGGVRIEDVVLVTHTGAEVLYTMDKTLLMTGEH comes from the coding sequence ATGGATTTACTCACAACGCTTCGCCACTGGCTGAAGGCCGAAAAGCTGGATGGCGTGCTGATTGCCTCACGGCAGAACAAACAGCCCCATCTGGGCTTGTCCACCGGTTCGGGCTATGTGCTGGTTACGCGAACCGCCGCGCATATTCTGGTGGATTTTCGCTACTACCACGACATCGCCTCACGTGCGGAAGGCTACCGGATGCACTTGCTTGATGCGGAGCATTCGTTTGCCGGGGTGGTGAACCAGTTGATTGCCGACGAAGGGCTTTCGCGGCTGGGCTTTGAAGGCGAACACGTCAGCTGGCACACCGCCTGCCAGTGGCGCGACGCGCTGAATGCGACGCTGTGCGGGATCTCTCTCGACGCCCTGCGACAGATTAAAACCGCGGACGAAATCGCCCGGATCCGCGCGGCGTGCCGCATCGCCGACGACGCCGCGCATCATATCCGCCGCTTCATTCAGCCGGGGTTGCGCGAGCGCGAGGTCGCCGCCGAGCTGGAGTGGTTTATGAAGCAGCAGGGCGCAGATAAGCCCTCCTTCGATACTATCGTTGCCAGCGGGCCACGCGGCGCAATGCCGCACGGCAAAGCCTCCGATAAGATCATCGACGCGGGCGAAATGGTCACCCTCGATTTTGGCGCCCAACACCAGGGATATTGTTCGGATATGACGAGGACCTTCCTTGTCGCCAGACAAGGCCAGACACCCGAGGCGCATCCGCTCTACGCGGTTTACCAGACCGTGCTGGCGGCGCAGCTTGCGGCCATCAATGCCATTCGTCCCGGCGTCCCCTGCCATGCGGTGGATGCTGCTGCCCGGGAGACAATCGCGCGCGCAGGCTACGGCCCGCAGTTCGGTCACAACACCGGGCACGCTATCGGTATTGATGTCCATGAAAATCCGCGATTTTCCCCCACAGACGCCACGCTGCTCAAACCCGGCATGCTCCTGACCGTGGAGCCTGGCATCTACCTTGACGGTGTGGGCGGCGTGCGGATTGAAGACGTGGTGCTGGTCACGCACACCGGGGCCGAGGTGCTCTACACCATGGACAAAACGCTACTGATGACGGGAGAACACTGA
- the ypdE gene encoding aminopeptidase: protein MDKELLRALSEADAIAASEQEVRDILINEAHRYHKDVQFDGLGSVLIRVNQSNGPKVMICAHMDEVGFIVRSISREGAIDVLPIGNVRMMARTLQPVRITTRNGLKIPGLLDGDLKGETVDNLRVDIGATSAEEVYAAGIDAGDRVTFDTPFQTLPHNRVMGKAFDDRLGCYLLITLLRELHQAPLDCELWLVASSSEEVGLRGGRTAAQAIQPDIALVLDTACWSKNFDYGNANHRQIGAGPMLVLYDKTLIAPPKLTAFIESVARPLGIPLQKDMFSNGGTDGGAIHLSGTGVPAVVLGPPTRHGHCAASIADEKDINQTHQLLVALVACMNRETVAHLTDFRC, encoded by the coding sequence ATGGACAAGGAATTACTGCGCGCGTTAAGCGAAGCCGATGCCATTGCCGCGTCGGAGCAAGAGGTGCGCGACATCCTGATTAACGAAGCACACCGCTATCACAAAGACGTTCAGTTCGACGGCCTCGGCTCGGTGCTCATTCGTGTGAATCAGAGCAACGGGCCAAAGGTGATGATTTGCGCCCACATGGACGAAGTCGGTTTTATCGTACGCAGTATTTCGCGTGAAGGAGCCATTGATGTCCTGCCGATTGGCAACGTCCGCATGATGGCCCGCACGCTTCAGCCCGTACGCATCACCACCCGCAACGGGCTAAAAATCCCGGGCCTGCTGGACGGCGATCTGAAAGGTGAAACCGTAGACAACCTGCGCGTGGATATTGGCGCAACCTCAGCCGAGGAGGTCTACGCTGCGGGCATAGATGCGGGCGACCGCGTGACGTTCGATACGCCTTTCCAGACGCTTCCCCATAACCGGGTGATGGGAAAAGCTTTCGACGATCGCCTCGGGTGCTATCTGCTGATCACCCTGCTGCGCGAGTTGCATCAGGCCCCGCTCGACTGTGAACTGTGGCTGGTAGCCAGTTCCAGCGAAGAGGTTGGGCTTCGCGGAGGGCGCACCGCAGCCCAGGCCATTCAACCTGATATTGCGCTGGTCCTTGATACCGCCTGCTGGTCGAAAAACTTTGACTACGGTAACGCGAACCACCGTCAAATCGGTGCTGGCCCGATGCTGGTGCTGTACGACAAAACGCTTATCGCCCCACCGAAACTGACCGCGTTTATTGAATCGGTAGCGCGTCCGCTGGGGATCCCGCTGCAAAAAGATATGTTCAGCAACGGCGGCACCGACGGCGGCGCCATTCACCTGTCCGGGACGGGCGTTCCCGCGGTGGTGTTAGGCCCGCCAACCCGACACGGGCACTGCGCGGCCTCGATCGCCGACGAAAAAGACATTAACCAAACTCATCAACTGCTTGTCGCCCTGGTGGCGTGTATGAATCGTGAGACCGTGGCTCACCTGACGGACTTCAGGTGCTGA
- the ptsP gene encoding phosphoenolpyruvate--protein phosphotransferase — protein MISIEFSCPLPNGLHARPAWALKEQCSVWRSDIRFINNRLNTQADAKSSLALISTGTLFNDSCVLEISGSDEEQARRVLEQYVNTSFIDSDSIPSGDAPHVAHPLPRSLMRLNPQLQHAITLASGIGSGTLRAWQSDNLHRYRQIPASPEDITRLEHSLATLAEQLNQRLRGLGGESKTIISAHLSLIQDDEFGGNIRRLIGEERLSLAEAIIGNMEQICDKLSHSASDYLRERVSDIRDISEQLLSITWPELQQASVFTLDAPTILMAEDLTPSQFLSLDTRYLKGMVLEKTGRTSHTLILARAASIPVLSGVTISSLTPFTGDEVILDGVCSVLVVKPDEAVNHYYSVAQRLADKRHQQQLKDAGRPALTRDNVAVDIAANIGSALEAPGAFACGAQGVGLFRTEMLYMDRDTAPDEQEQFEAYQQVLLSAQGKPVIFRTMDIGGDKQIPYLNIPQEENPFLGYRAVRIYPEFAHLFRTQLRAILRAGASGNALLMIPMVHSLDQILWVKQELQNVREELTSQGLRHTPDLPLGIMVEVPSVCFIIDHFCDEVDFFSIGSNDMTQYLYAVDRNNPRVSPLYNPITPSFLRMVRQIVTAAHRHGKWVGICGELGGERRYLPLLLGLDIDEFSMSGPRIPDVKTLLRQLELSACQTLAERACECRSAEEIEALLAEFTPEEPPRPLLAQETIVFNEPLASKEQVLQFLCGNLAIHGRTEHPLELEEDLWQREEIVTTAVGLGVAIPHTKSQWIRHSSISIARLEKPIDWESDMGEVELVIMLTLGTQEGNNHVKVFSQLARKLVNKAFRASLFAADSPQSMLDLLNAEITF, from the coding sequence ATGATTTCTATTGAATTTTCCTGCCCGCTGCCCAACGGCCTGCACGCCCGTCCGGCGTGGGCGCTTAAAGAGCAGTGCAGCGTCTGGCGCAGCGATATCCGTTTTATCAATAACCGGCTTAACACCCAGGCGGATGCCAAAAGCTCGCTGGCGCTGATCAGCACCGGCACGCTGTTTAACGACAGCTGCGTGCTCGAAATCAGCGGCAGCGACGAAGAGCAGGCCAGACGCGTGCTTGAACAGTATGTAAACACGTCGTTCATCGACAGCGACAGCATTCCGTCAGGGGATGCGCCGCACGTCGCACATCCTCTGCCCCGTTCGCTGATGCGGCTTAATCCGCAGCTGCAGCACGCCATTACGCTTGCCAGCGGCATCGGTAGCGGAACGCTGCGGGCCTGGCAGAGTGATAATCTCCATCGCTATCGTCAGATACCGGCCTCGCCGGAGGATATCACCCGTCTGGAGCACAGCCTCGCCACGCTGGCGGAGCAGCTTAACCAGCGCCTGCGCGGGCTGGGGGGTGAAAGTAAAACCATTATCAGCGCTCATCTGTCGCTGATTCAGGACGACGAGTTTGGTGGCAATATTCGCCGTCTGATCGGCGAAGAACGGCTGAGCCTTGCAGAGGCGATCATTGGCAACATGGAGCAGATTTGCGACAAGCTCTCCCATTCGGCCAGCGATTACCTTCGCGAGCGCGTCAGCGACATCCGTGATATCAGCGAACAACTGCTGAGCATTACCTGGCCTGAGCTTCAGCAAGCATCCGTATTTACGCTGGATGCGCCCACGATTCTGATGGCGGAAGATTTAACCCCGAGCCAGTTTTTAAGCCTTGATACCCGCTATCTGAAAGGCATGGTGCTGGAAAAAACCGGGCGAACGTCGCATACACTGATCCTGGCCCGCGCCGCTTCCATTCCGGTACTCAGCGGGGTAACCATTTCCTCCCTGACACCGTTTACCGGCGACGAGGTCATTCTTGACGGCGTGTGCAGCGTACTGGTGGTGAAGCCTGATGAGGCGGTGAATCACTACTACAGCGTGGCGCAGCGGCTTGCCGATAAACGCCACCAGCAGCAGCTCAAAGACGCCGGGCGTCCTGCGCTGACCCGGGACAATGTTGCCGTGGATATTGCCGCTAATATCGGCAGCGCCCTGGAAGCCCCCGGCGCGTTCGCCTGTGGCGCGCAGGGCGTTGGGCTGTTCCGTACCGAAATGCTCTACATGGATCGCGATACCGCCCCGGATGAGCAGGAACAGTTTGAAGCCTATCAGCAGGTGCTGCTCTCGGCTCAGGGTAAACCGGTGATCTTCCGCACCATGGATATCGGCGGCGATAAACAGATCCCGTATCTCAATATCCCGCAGGAGGAGAACCCCTTCCTCGGCTATCGTGCGGTACGCATCTACCCTGAATTTGCTCACCTGTTCCGTACCCAGCTGCGGGCGATTTTACGCGCTGGCGCCAGCGGAAATGCCCTGCTGATGATCCCCATGGTCCACAGCCTCGACCAAATTCTGTGGGTAAAACAAGAGCTGCAAAACGTCCGCGAGGAGCTGACGTCACAGGGGCTGCGTCACACCCCGGACCTGCCGCTGGGCATCATGGTGGAAGTCCCGTCCGTCTGCTTTATCATCGATCACTTCTGCGACGAGGTGGATTTTTTCAGTATTGGCTCAAACGACATGACCCAGTACCTCTACGCCGTCGACCGTAATAACCCGCGTGTCTCGCCGCTGTATAACCCGATCACACCGTCATTTTTACGCATGGTGCGCCAGATCGTCACCGCTGCCCATCGCCACGGAAAATGGGTTGGGATCTGCGGCGAACTCGGCGGCGAACGTCGTTATCTGCCTCTGCTTCTGGGGTTGGACATCGATGAATTTAGCATGAGCGGGCCGCGCATCCCTGACGTGAAAACGTTGCTCCGCCAGCTTGAGCTAAGCGCGTGTCAGACCCTGGCAGAACGTGCCTGCGAGTGCCGCAGCGCAGAGGAGATCGAAGCGCTTCTGGCGGAATTCACCCCTGAAGAGCCGCCGCGTCCACTGCTGGCGCAGGAGACAATCGTCTTCAACGAACCGCTGGCTTCCAAAGAGCAGGTGCTGCAATTTTTATGCGGCAATCTGGCTATCCACGGACGCACAGAACACCCGCTCGAGCTTGAAGAAGATCTCTGGCAACGGGAAGAGATTGTCACCACCGCCGTCGGGTTAGGGGTGGCGATCCCGCATACCAAATCCCAGTGGATACGCCACTCCAGCATTAGCATTGCCCGTCTGGAGAAGCCGATTGACTGGGAGTCGGATATGGGAGAGGTCGAGCTGGTGATCATGCTGACGCTGGGTACTCAGGAAGGAAACAACCACGTCAAGGTCTTCTCTCAGCTGGCCAGAAAACTGGTCAACAAGGCGTTTCGCGCGTCGCTTTTTGCGGCCGACTCGCCGCAAAGCATGCTTGACCTGCTCAATGCTGAAATCACCTTCTGA
- a CDS encoding AraC family transcriptional regulator → MRDNSLPADQQFFADLFSGLVLNPQQLGRVWFAHRPSSTSSGTVALEWPRLDVVLRGEYGNLLIAEQKAIRQGEMLFLPSRTVCSPTFARPVMLLSIIFAPSWLGLAFQDARSGQAVEPQRKVELPHPERGECAAMLTALTHLSASPQDQDIIQPLVLGLLNWCRKRVSSLPEPGMSRGDFLYQSICSWIQVNYAGALTRESVAALFNISPNHLSRLFSQQGTMSFVDYVRWVRMGKARTILQKYHLPVGEVAKRCGYPDSDYFCRLFRRQFGLTPGEYRTRFQ, encoded by the coding sequence ATGCGCGATAACAGCCTGCCTGCCGATCAACAGTTCTTTGCCGACCTGTTTAGCGGGCTGGTCCTCAATCCCCAGCAGCTTGGACGTGTCTGGTTTGCCCATCGCCCGTCATCCACCTCCTCCGGGACCGTGGCCCTCGAATGGCCGCGGCTCGATGTGGTGTTGCGCGGCGAGTACGGCAACCTGCTCATTGCCGAGCAAAAAGCGATTCGCCAGGGGGAGATGCTGTTTCTCCCGTCACGCACCGTCTGTTCGCCAACGTTTGCCCGGCCAGTTATGCTGCTGAGCATTATTTTTGCCCCGTCGTGGCTTGGGCTGGCATTTCAGGATGCCCGCAGCGGGCAGGCCGTAGAGCCGCAGCGAAAAGTAGAGCTTCCGCATCCGGAAAGGGGGGAGTGTGCGGCCATGCTGACGGCGCTTACCCATCTCAGTGCCTCCCCGCAGGACCAGGATATTATCCAGCCGCTGGTGCTGGGCCTGCTGAACTGGTGCCGTAAACGGGTCTCTTCTCTGCCCGAGCCAGGGATGTCGCGCGGCGATTTTCTCTATCAAAGCATCTGCAGCTGGATCCAGGTCAACTATGCGGGGGCGTTGACCCGTGAAAGCGTTGCCGCCCTGTTTAACATCTCGCCCAACCATCTCTCGCGCCTGTTTTCGCAGCAGGGCACCATGAGTTTTGTGGACTATGTTCGCTGGGTGCGTATGGGAAAAGCGCGGACGATCCTGCAAAAATATCACCTGCCGGTGGGGGAAGTGGCGAAGCGCTGCGGCTATCCCGACAGCGACTACTTTTGCCGTCTGTTCCGGCGTCAGTTTGGCCTGACGCCGGGGGAGTACCGCACGCGATTTCAGTAG
- a CDS encoding flavin reductase family protein: MYFYQPSQGHGLPHDPLNAIIGPRPIGWIASCDRAGQRNLAPYSFFNCFNYRPPIIGFSSNGWKDSVRNITETGEFVWNLATRSLAEAMNETSATLSPGEDEFAFAGLTPAASQLVSAPRVAESPVNFECRLSQCIQLTGAEGTPIDTWLVLGEVVGVHIAETLLEEGIYQTAKAQPILRAGGPTAYYAISDTHRFDLVRPDAR; the protein is encoded by the coding sequence ATGTATTTTTATCAACCTTCTCAGGGGCACGGCCTGCCGCATGACCCGTTGAATGCCATTATTGGTCCGCGTCCGATCGGCTGGATCGCGTCGTGCGACCGCGCCGGTCAGCGAAACCTTGCCCCTTACAGCTTCTTTAACTGCTTTAACTATCGTCCGCCGATCATTGGGTTTTCCAGCAATGGCTGGAAAGACAGCGTTCGCAATATTACCGAAACGGGTGAGTTCGTGTGGAACCTGGCAACGCGCAGTCTGGCCGAAGCGATGAACGAAACGTCCGCGACGCTTTCGCCCGGCGAGGATGAATTTGCGTTTGCCGGGCTGACGCCAGCCGCCAGCCAGCTTGTCAGCGCGCCGCGCGTGGCGGAAAGTCCGGTCAACTTTGAGTGTCGCCTGTCCCAGTGTATTCAGCTCACGGGGGCCGAAGGTACGCCGATTGACACCTGGCTGGTGCTGGGCGAAGTGGTCGGGGTGCATATTGCCGAAACGCTGCTGGAGGAGGGGATTTACCAGACGGCGAAAGCGCAGCCGATCCTGCGCGCGGGCGGGCCAACGGCCTATTACGCAATCAGCGATACCCATCGCTTCGACCTGGTTCGCCCGGATGCGCGATAA
- a CDS encoding alpha/beta fold hydrolase: MSNYDKLTLKDGSYLHFKDWGSGQPIVFSHGWPLTADAFEDQMLYLGSKGFRVIAHDRRGHGRSAQPWDGHTMDQYADDLAELTAHLNLKEAVHVGHSTGGGEVARYIGRHGTDRVAKAVLIGAVTPIMIKTDFNPDGVPKEVFDGIREGVVNDRAAFFYELTAAFYGYNRPGAKESKAVRESFVEQGLQGSIKALYDCVKAFSETDLREDLKKMTIPTLVIHGDDDQIVPIDTCGRVAAEILPNAELKVYAGGSHGICTTHKHQINDDLLKFIQS; the protein is encoded by the coding sequence ATGAGCAATTACGACAAACTTACCCTGAAAGACGGCAGTTATTTGCATTTTAAGGACTGGGGCAGCGGGCAGCCGATTGTCTTCAGCCACGGCTGGCCGTTAACCGCCGATGCCTTTGAAGATCAAATGTTGTATCTGGGGTCGAAAGGATTTCGCGTTATTGCCCACGACCGCCGCGGTCACGGGCGCTCGGCGCAGCCGTGGGACGGGCATACGATGGATCAGTACGCGGACGACTTGGCCGAGCTGACCGCGCACCTTAACCTGAAAGAGGCGGTGCACGTTGGGCATTCGACGGGCGGTGGGGAAGTGGCGCGCTATATCGGCCGCCACGGCACCGATCGCGTCGCTAAGGCGGTGCTGATTGGGGCCGTGACGCCGATTATGATCAAAACCGATTTTAACCCGGACGGCGTGCCAAAAGAGGTCTTTGATGGTATTCGCGAAGGGGTAGTGAACGACCGGGCGGCCTTCTTCTACGAGCTGACCGCTGCGTTTTATGGCTACAACCGCCCGGGGGCAAAAGAGTCTAAAGCGGTACGTGAAAGTTTTGTGGAGCAGGGGCTTCAGGGGTCGATCAAGGCGCTGTACGACTGCGTGAAAGCCTTCTCGGAGACGGACCTGCGCGAAGATCTGAAGAAGATGACCATCCCTACGCTGGTGATCCACGGCGATGACGATCAAATTGTGCCGATCGACACCTGCGGGCGCGTGGCTGCGGAGATCCTGCCGAACGCGGAGCTTAAGGTGTACGCTGGCGGCTCTCACGGCATTTGCACTACCCATAAGCATCAGATTAATGACGATTTGCTGAAATTTATTCAGTCCTAA
- the rnk gene encoding nucleoside diphosphate kinase regulator encodes MSRPKIIINELDAERIDRLLEKPEYASLPVADALNEELDRAQMCTPESMPHDVVTMNSQVTFRNLTTGEELTRTLVYPAQMTDSATQLSVLAPVGAALLGLRTGDTIHWDLPGGASTHLEVLALLYQPEAAGDYLR; translated from the coding sequence ATGTCCAGACCTAAAATTATCATTAATGAGCTCGACGCAGAACGTATCGACCGCCTTCTGGAAAAACCAGAATACGCCTCACTCCCGGTTGCCGACGCCCTCAACGAGGAGCTTGATCGTGCGCAGATGTGTACGCCTGAGTCCATGCCGCATGACGTAGTGACGATGAACAGCCAGGTGACGTTCCGCAACCTGACCACCGGTGAAGAACTGACCCGTACGCTGGTCTACCCGGCGCAGATGACCGACAGCGCCACGCAGCTTTCGGTTCTGGCCCCCGTCGGCGCGGCGCTGCTGGGTCTGCGTACCGGTGATACCATTCACTGGGACCTTCCGGGCGGTGCGTCTACCCATCTGGAAGTGCTCGCCCTGCTCTACCAGCCAGAAGCCGCCGGTGATTACCTGCGTTAA
- the yldA gene encoding small membrane protein YldA, which translates to MGEIASITLVYLVFLAVIVMAVLYLERHW; encoded by the coding sequence ATGGGTGAAATAGCGTCCATCACACTGGTTTATTTGGTTTTTTTGGCGGTCATCGTCATGGCCGTGCTTTACCTGGAACGTCACTGGTAA
- a CDS encoding zinc-dependent alcohol dehydrogenase produces MKALTYHGPHNVRVENVPDPVIEQPDDIILRVTATAICGSDLHLYRGKIPKVEHGDIFGHEFMGEVVESGRDVKNLQKGDRVVIPFVIACGDCFFCQMHQYAACEKTNAGQGAALNKKQIPAPAALFGYSHLYGGVPGGQAEYVRVPKGNVGPFKVPQLLSDDKALFLSDILPTAWQAVKNAQVGKGSSVAVFGAGPVGLLTIACARLAGAEQIFVVDHHPYRLRFAQERYGAIPINFDDDNDAAEKIIEQTAGQRGVDAVIDAVGFEAKGSTTETILSNLKIEGSSGKALRQCIAAVRRGGVVSVPGVYAGFIHGFLFGDAFDKGITFKMGQTHVHAWLGELLPLIEQGLLTPEEIVTHYLPLTDAERAYKIFEKREEECRKVILVPGADTPEAAEQKVKGLVNAFPGGVV; encoded by the coding sequence ATGAAGGCATTGACGTATCACGGTCCGCACAATGTTCGCGTTGAGAATGTCCCCGATCCTGTCATTGAGCAGCCTGACGATATCATCCTGCGCGTGACGGCCACCGCCATCTGCGGCTCTGACCTGCATCTCTATCGCGGGAAGATCCCTAAGGTGGAACATGGCGATATCTTTGGTCATGAATTTATGGGCGAAGTGGTTGAAAGCGGGCGGGACGTGAAGAACCTTCAGAAGGGCGACCGCGTAGTGATCCCCTTTGTCATTGCCTGTGGCGACTGCTTCTTTTGCCAGATGCACCAGTACGCCGCCTGCGAAAAAACCAACGCCGGGCAGGGCGCTGCGCTGAACAAAAAGCAAATCCCCGCACCCGCCGCGCTGTTTGGCTACAGCCATCTTTATGGCGGCGTGCCGGGCGGGCAGGCGGAGTACGTGCGCGTGCCGAAAGGCAACGTGGGGCCGTTTAAAGTGCCGCAGCTGCTCTCCGACGACAAAGCGCTTTTCCTGTCTGACATTTTACCTACCGCCTGGCAGGCGGTGAAAAACGCGCAGGTGGGTAAAGGTTCAAGCGTTGCCGTTTTCGGGGCGGGGCCGGTGGGTCTTCTCACCATTGCCTGCGCGCGGCTGGCAGGCGCTGAGCAAATCTTTGTGGTGGATCATCACCCGTACCGCCTGCGGTTTGCGCAAGAACGTTACGGCGCCATCCCGATCAACTTCGACGACGACAACGATGCGGCGGAGAAAATCATCGAACAGACGGCGGGCCAGCGCGGCGTGGATGCGGTGATTGATGCTGTCGGCTTTGAAGCGAAGGGCAGCACCACGGAAACTATCCTGAGCAACCTCAAAATTGAGGGAAGCAGCGGTAAAGCGTTGCGCCAGTGCATTGCCGCAGTGCGTCGTGGCGGCGTGGTGAGCGTACCCGGGGTATATGCCGGGTTTATTCACGGCTTCCTGTTTGGCGATGCCTTCGATAAGGGCATTACGTTCAAAATGGGCCAGACGCACGTCCATGCCTGGCTGGGCGAGCTACTGCCGCTTATTGAACAGGGGCTGCTTACCCCGGAAGAGATTGTGACGCACTATCTGCCGCTGACCGATGCCGAACGTGCCTACAAAATTTTCGAAAAACGCGAAGAGGAGTGCCGGAAGGTTATCCTGGTGCCTGGCGCAGACACGCCGGAGGCGGCAGAGCAGAAGGTGAAAGGGCTGGTGAACGCCTTTCCCGGCGGGGTCGTGTAA
- the uspG gene encoding universal stress protein UspG, translated as MYQTIIMPVDVFEMELSDKAVRHAEFLAQQDGIIHLLHVLPGSASLSLHRFAADVRRFEEHLQHEAETRLQTMVGHFSIDPSRIKTHVRFGSVRDVVNELADELKADVVVIGSRNPSITTHLLGSNASSVIRHTHIPVMVVR; from the coding sequence ATGTATCAGACAATCATTATGCCGGTTGATGTTTTTGAGATGGAGCTAAGCGACAAAGCCGTTCGCCACGCCGAGTTCCTGGCGCAGCAGGACGGGATTATTCACCTTTTGCACGTATTGCCCGGCTCGGCGAGCCTGAGTTTGCACCGCTTTGCCGCCGACGTGCGTCGCTTTGAGGAACACTTACAGCACGAGGCCGAAACGCGGCTGCAGACCATGGTCGGGCACTTCAGCATCGATCCCTCCCGCATCAAAACCCACGTCAGGTTTGGCAGCGTGCGTGATGTGGTTAACGAGCTGGCCGACGAACTGAAAGCTGACGTGGTGGTGATCGGCTCGCGCAATCCTTCGATTACCACGCACCTGCTGGGGTCCAACGCCTCAAGCGTGATCCGCCACACCCATATCCCGGTGATGGTGGTGCGCTAA
- a CDS encoding dimethyl sulfoxide reductase anchor subunit family protein → MEKYELPLVIFTVLSQMSVGMTLLLTWRTLRGEIEGNRLYWLITGAILGVASVAAILHLAHPEHAYNALINLKHAWLSREILGATIYGGTIGLAFLTKGNKGAALLASLFGVLLVVVQGMTYAAPAMQAIANGITMMLFFATVWVMGCAATPLLGLQSSHRALQQGVIALMALMIAAPVIWLSGGTVVKMTAQAWLSSPLYLGSLVCCLLGCGLTLTRQPKQKAIFAILLVGVVLSRLTFFGDTVSTIVNIGHLY, encoded by the coding sequence ATGGAAAAGTATGAACTGCCGCTGGTGATTTTTACCGTGCTGAGCCAGATGTCTGTGGGGATGACGTTACTCCTCACCTGGCGGACGCTGCGCGGCGAGATCGAAGGTAACCGCCTGTACTGGCTGATCACCGGTGCGATCCTTGGGGTAGCGTCCGTTGCGGCGATCCTGCACCTGGCGCACCCGGAACACGCCTATAACGCGCTGATCAACCTGAAACACGCCTGGCTGAGCCGTGAAATTCTCGGCGCGACGATCTACGGGGGGACCATCGGCCTGGCCTTCCTCACCAAAGGCAATAAAGGCGCTGCGCTGCTGGCGTCCCTGTTTGGGGTGTTGCTGGTGGTTGTGCAGGGCATGACCTATGCCGCGCCCGCCATGCAGGCGATTGCCAACGGCATCACCATGATGCTGTTTTTCGCTACCGTCTGGGTGATGGGCTGCGCCGCCACGCCGCTGCTCGGGCTGCAATCCTCCCATCGCGCTCTGCAACAGGGTGTTATCGCCCTGATGGCACTGATGATCGCCGCGCCTGTTATCTGGCTGAGCGGCGGCACGGTGGTGAAGATGACGGCGCAGGCGTGGTTAAGCTCACCGCTCTATCTGGGTAGCCTGGTCTGCTGCCTGCTGGGATGTGGATTAACGCTGACGCGCCAGCCGAAGCAGAAAGCGATCTTCGCGATTCTGCTGGTGGGGGTCGTGCTCAGCCGCCTGACCTTCTTCGGTGATACAGTCAGCACCATCGTGAACATCGGACACCTGTACTGA
- a CDS encoding 4Fe-4S dicluster domain-containing protein codes for MRRAFLVNSDKCIGCRGCAMACKSFNQLEPDRFWRYVYPLDKAIYPHEERAFFSLACNHCENPACLAACPVEAYTKRDDGVVVHNPERCIGCKNCIRNCPYGAPRFNEETQKAEKCSMCYERLDIGMNPACVNACPVGALTLIDLDADPLPNNAVQYPPGFPHMPQLNPGTRFILARQPKQPGDK; via the coding sequence ATGAGACGCGCATTTTTAGTGAACAGTGATAAGTGCATTGGCTGCCGTGGGTGCGCGATGGCCTGTAAAAGCTTTAACCAGCTGGAGCCGGACCGCTTCTGGCGCTATGTCTATCCGCTGGATAAAGCCATTTACCCGCACGAAGAGCGCGCGTTTTTCTCGCTGGCCTGTAACCACTGTGAAAATCCGGCCTGCCTGGCCGCCTGCCCGGTGGAAGCCTACACCAAACGTGATGACGGCGTGGTGGTGCATAATCCTGAGCGCTGCATTGGCTGTAAAAACTGCATTCGCAACTGTCCTTACGGCGCGCCGCGCTTTAACGAAGAGACGCAAAAAGCCGAGAAGTGCAGCATGTGCTACGAACGTCTGGATATCGGCATGAATCCGGCCTGCGTGAACGCCTGCCCGGTAGGGGCGCTGACGCTTATCGACCTGGACGCCGATCCGCTGCCGAACAACGCGGTGCAGTATCCGCCGGGCTTCCCGCATATGCCGCAGCTTAATCCGGGTACGCGCTTTATTCTTGCCCGTCAGCCAAAACAGCCGGGGGATAAATAA